The following nucleotide sequence is from Flavimarina sp. Hel_I_48.
TGAGAGTATTTATTTCCAAAAAAACCTCGAAAATAGCCGGTTTTAAGGATTTTTTAATTCAATTTTTAAAAATTATATAATGACAATTATTGTAGTACTTGTAGTTTCCGGAGCATTATTACTGGGTGCTGCCTGGGGGATTTATGGTTCGCTTTCTGCAGCGACCGAAGGTTTCCTGGTAGCCCTTGCCGGGGGTGCACTGCTGGTCTCCTCCATTTTAGAACTTATAAAACCCTCCATTGAACAATCTTCCCTGGGTGGGGCTATGGCAGTGGTATTTCTGGGCGCGGCCGTTTTTACCGGACTCGATTATATGGTAAAAAAGAAATTTGGATCTGAAAGCGGCGGCGGACTACTGGCAGCGATAACCCTGGACGGTATTCCAGAGAATCTTGCACTCGGTGTAGCGCTCATTGGAGCAAGTCCACTGGCGGTCGCAGCACTATCTGGTTCTATATTTCTTTCCAACCTTCCCGAAGCGGCAGGCGGTGCTAAAGAAATGACGTCCAGTGGAACTTCAAAATCCAAGGTTTTTTGGCTTTGGGCAG
It contains:
- a CDS encoding ZIP family metal transporter; this encodes MTIIVVLVVSGALLLGAAWGIYGSLSAATEGFLVALAGGALLVSSILELIKPSIEQSSLGGAMAVVFLGAAVFTGLDYMVKKKFGSESGGGLLAAITLDGIPENLALGVALIGASPLAVAALSGSIFLSNLPEAAGGAKEMTSSGTSKSKVFWLWAATAVLLSIAAIVGNLLLDGTSKEILAYIRCFAGGAVVASLAIEVFPKAFKEDNYWAGIATAIGLVLAFILNSFGE